The proteins below are encoded in one region of Chloroflexota bacterium:
- a CDS encoding class II aldolase/adducin family protein yields MPSQAEVRRLKQQVAESSHILDHQGLVDFHGHVSARIPGTNRMLIKPVLKAHNQVTARDIIEVDLESYAAGTGSQWNPSLQRGRVIDAPVPPRETMLHVAIMLARPDVGSVVHTHQLIATSIGAGNVPIQALYNQSLPFAPETPIFPEPKLITSWDDGVAVADCLGGRTAALLRGHGVVVVGATVDHAVSNTIYLERAAIMQVVASIVGTPVPLTPEYVAEFGPDWERRASHAYEYFRSLVPSLQGGSGRGRGGS; encoded by the coding sequence ATGCCCTCCCAAGCCGAAGTCCGTCGACTCAAGCAGCAGGTCGCCGAGAGCTCCCACATCCTCGACCACCAGGGCCTCGTCGACTTCCACGGCCACGTCAGCGCCCGCATCCCCGGCACCAACCGGATGCTCATCAAGCCCGTCCTGAAGGCCCACAACCAGGTCACCGCCCGCGACATCATCGAGGTCGACCTCGAGTCCTACGCCGCCGGTACCGGCAGCCAGTGGAACCCCAGCCTGCAGCGCGGCCGCGTCATCGACGCGCCGGTCCCGCCCCGAGAGACGATGCTGCACGTTGCCATCATGCTCGCTCGCCCCGACGTCGGCTCCGTCGTCCACACGCACCAGCTCATCGCGACATCTATCGGCGCCGGCAACGTGCCCATTCAGGCGCTCTACAACCAGTCGCTCCCCTTCGCGCCGGAGACGCCCATCTTCCCGGAGCCGAAGCTGATCACCTCGTGGGACGACGGGGTGGCCGTCGCCGACTGCCTCGGCGGTCGCACCGCCGCCCTCCTCCGAGGCCACGGCGTCGTCGTCGTCGGCGCGACGGTCGACCACGCCGTCAGCAACACGATCTACCTGGAGCGCGCCGCCATCATGCAGGTCGTCGCCAGCATCGTCGGCACCCCCGTCCCGCTCACGCCCGAGTACGTCGCCGAGTTCGGCCCCGACTGGGAGCGCCGCGCCTCCCACGCCTACGAGTACTTCCGGTCGCTGGTGCCGTCGCTACAGGGCGGCAGCGGGCGGGGGCGAGGGGGGTCGTAG